The Campylobacter concisus nucleotide sequence TAGCAGTGCAACTATTTCAGCCATGGCTCATCTATCAAAATCTCATGTTGATTATGGCAAGAATGACTGGCAACATGCTTTTGTTGCATCTTTTCCAGGTACTCCACTCGATGAATCACATTTTGCAAAAATGGTTGTTGATCATATAGGAATTGAAGCCACTTATATAAACATTGAGCCTCTTAAGTATTGGGATAACCTAGAAAAATATTTTTATATGTTTGAGGATTTATATATAACTAGCCCGATACCAATGATGGCTACATATGGAGCTGTAAAAAAACATGGAACGACAGTGACATTAGATGGGCATGGGGCAGATGAGCTTTTTAGTGGCTATGGGCATTTAGTTGAAGCCTTATGGAATAGTAAATTTTCGATAAAAAATAGTATAGATATACTTAATACCTATCAAGAGACATTGGGTAATGGGGCACAGTTTGATAGGAATAGTAATTTTAATATATATGTTAAATTTATGATAAAGAAAATAGCAAAAATAATTTTTGGAAAAGAAATTAGGTCAAAAGATGCCAACCATAAAAATTTTAAAAAACTTGATAGCTTTTCTCAGCAACTATATATAATTTTTCATGAAACGATATTGCCAACCTTGCTTAGGAATTATGATAGGTATTCTATGACAAATAGCGTAGAGATAAGGATGCCTTTTATGGATCATAGGATCGTCTCTTTTGTAACCTCTTTGCCGTATTCTAGTAAATTTGGAAATGGCTATACAAAAAAGCTCATAAGAGATGCTATGGATCCTTACATGCCAAAAGAGATAACATGGAGAAAGTCTAAGATCGGATTTAACTCTCCAATAGTTGATTGGATGCAGGGCGATTTAAAGGAATGGTTTTTGGATACGGTTCATGAAAAAGGCTTTATGGAATCTAGCTTGATAGACAATCCACCTGAGCTTCAAAGACAAATTTTGAGTATCGCAAATAAAAATACAAATAGCTATGTGTTGGCTGAAAATTCTTGGAAGAATTTAACACCATATGTTTGGGAAAAAGCAATTAAAAAATTTGGGGTTGGCAATAATGCAACAAAGTGATATAAAATCGTATAATTTGGCACCAATAGTGCTATTTGTCTATAATAGATTAGATCATACAAAGCAGACCATAGAGGCTTTACAAAAAAATGAAATTTCAAATAAGAGTGATCTTTTTATATATTCTGATGCGGCTAAAAACGAAGGGTCAAAACAAAAAGTAGCAGAGGTAAGGGAATATATAAAAAGTATAAATGGATTTAAAAATATTACAATCATTGAAAGAGAAAAAAACTATGGTCTTGCAAATAGTATCATAGATGGTGTTACAAAAATTGTAAATGAATATGGCAAAATAATTGTTCTTGAAGATGACTTAATAACAAGTCCAAATTTTTTAAAATTTATGAACGAGGCGTTGGAAATTTATAAAAATGAGGACAAAGTATACAGTGTTACTGGGTATTCTTTTACTGATAATATATCGGATATTGAAAGTAGCTATTTTTTGAAACTTACTAGCTCTTGGAGCTGGGGTACTTGGGCGGATAGATGGCAACAATTCAAACGAGATAAAAAGGATTTGGAGCAAATTGTCAGTAGCTCAATACAAGAAAAAAATCTTTTTAACTTCGATGATTCTTATGATTATATCAGCATGACTAAGATGCAGATCAATGATAAAATAGATTCGTGGGCGATTTATTGGCATCTGTGTGTATTTAAACAAAATGGACTTACACTATATCCTGCTAAGAAGTTAGTGAAAAATATTGGGTTTGATGGAAGTGGAACTCACTGTTCTTTCTCGGAACATGAGGACGAACTAGTAAATTTTTATCCTAGTTTTACAAAAGATATTGTTGAAAAAACAGTAAATAGAAATGTAGTGTCTAGTATATTAAGAGAAAAAAATAAAATAAGCATAAAAAGAAAAATAATAAATAAACTAAAAAAACATTTATCTCAAAAACAAAAACAGATTTTATTAATACTATTTTCGAAGGCACAATTGCTCTTTCATAAAAAAGATATAGGCAAAAATACATATATCGATAAGACAGTGCATGTAACAGGCTGGAAAAATATCTTAATAGGGAATAATACTGGTATCAGCGAATACACTTGGATAAATGTAAATAAAAGGTTGGGAGACAATAAGCATATTATAATTGGCAGCAACTGTTATATTGGCAGAAGGAATTTTTTTAGCTCAGGATTATTAATAAAAGTATCAGATTATTTTATGAGTGGCATTGATTGTAAATTTATGGGAAGCGACCATGTTTTTAAAAATCCTTTTATACCATATATTGCTACTGGAACAACTATGGAAAAAAAAATTATTATTGAAACCAATGTATGGCTAGGCGCTGGAGTGAGTGTTATTGGAAATTTAACAATAGGTAGAGGCTCTATAGTAGGTGCTGGAAGTTTGGTTAACAAAGACATACCACCTTTTAGTGTTGCTGTTGGGAGCCCTTGTAAAGTTATAAAAAGATATGACTTTGGTGCCGGAAAATGGGTAGGAATAGACGAATATAATTTCAACAATGATTCATTGATTCCAACAGAAGAGGAGTATGCAAATAAATTAAAACAAAATTTTCCAAATGTTATCATTCCATTTGTTGCATGTGGAAAAAATAAAGGTGATTTGTTTTGAAAAAAATATTAATTACTGGAGCCAAGGGTTTTTTGGGTTCAAATGTAGCACATTATTTTAAAACTCTAGGATATCAGACATATGGTATAGGACATGGTGGACTGTCTATAGAAGAGTCGAAAGAGATTGGGCTTGACTACTGGAAAAAGGATGATGTGTCGATAAAGGCAATTTTAGAATTTGAACAAGTTTTTGATGTTATAGTGCATTGTGGCGGTAGTGGCTCTGTTGGTTTTTCTGTTAAATGCCCATACGAAGATTTTAAAAAAACAGTAAATGGTACACTTGAAGTCTTAGAATATATAAGGGTGTATAACAATAATTCCCATCTTATCTACCCATCAAGTCCAGCAGTACAGGGCGAATGTGAGGATAAGCCGATCGTAGAAGAGTATTTTGGAAGACCAGTTTCTCCTTATGGGTATCATAAAAAAATAGCCGAGGATCTATGTCAGAGCTATAGTGAAAAATTTGGTTTAAATATTTCTATAATAAGACTCTTTTCAGTATACGGAAATGGTCTTAAGAAGCAGTTGCTTTGGGATGCTTGCCAAAAAATATTAGATAGTAGCGATGAGGCCGTCTTTTGGGGCACGGGGAAGGAGACAAGGGATTTTATACACATAAGTGATGTTTTGCG carries:
- the asnB gene encoding asparagine synthase (glutamine-hydrolyzing) translates to MCGILGTIPSSNETEFKSALNRLEHRGPDGFGIETIGNSITLGHRRLAIVDLSDDAHQPMYDKIKRYCLIFNGEIYNFLEIKKELETKGYTFCSSSDTEVLLYSYIEWGEECVLKFNGMWAFAIWDIQKKELFLSRDRFGKKPLFYAVIDGKFIFASEMKAIYPFLKEIRPSQDFHWMKDNIFSYEVTEKCLIDGIKRFPFGHNGIYKNGNLTIKRYWNTLDNIVDPPKTYDAQVERFRELFLDACKIRMRADVPIGTALSGGLDSSATISAMAHLSKSHVDYGKNDWQHAFVASFPGTPLDESHFAKMVVDHIGIEATYINIEPLKYWDNLEKYFYMFEDLYITSPIPMMATYGAVKKHGTTVTLDGHGADELFSGYGHLVEALWNSKFSIKNSIDILNTYQETLGNGAQFDRNSNFNIYVKFMIKKIAKIIFGKEIRSKDANHKNFKKLDSFSQQLYIIFHETILPTLLRNYDRYSMTNSVEIRMPFMDHRIVSFVTSLPYSSKFGNGYTKKLIRDAMDPYMPKEITWRKSKIGFNSPIVDWMQGDLKEWFLDTVHEKGFMESSLIDNPPELQRQILSIANKNTNSYVLAENSWKNLTPYVWEKAIKKFGVGNNATK
- a CDS encoding glycosyltransferase, with protein sequence MQQSDIKSYNLAPIVLFVYNRLDHTKQTIEALQKNEISNKSDLFIYSDAAKNEGSKQKVAEVREYIKSINGFKNITIIEREKNYGLANSIIDGVTKIVNEYGKIIVLEDDLITSPNFLKFMNEALEIYKNEDKVYSVTGYSFTDNISDIESSYFLKLTSSWSWGTWADRWQQFKRDKKDLEQIVSSSIQEKNLFNFDDSYDYISMTKMQINDKIDSWAIYWHLCVFKQNGLTLYPAKKLVKNIGFDGSGTHCSFSEHEDELVNFYPSFTKDIVEKTVNRNVVSSILREKNKISIKRKIINKLKKHLSQKQKQILLILFSKAQLLFHKKDIGKNTYIDKTVHVTGWKNILIGNNTGISEYTWINVNKRLGDNKHIIIGSNCYIGRRNFFSSGLLIKVSDYFMSGIDCKFMGSDHVFKNPFIPYIATGTTMEKKIIIETNVWLGAGVSVIGNLTIGRGSIVGAGSLVNKDIPPFSVAVGSPCKVIKRYDFGAGKWVGIDEYNFNNDSLIPTEEEYANKLKQNFPNVIIPFVACGKNKGDLF
- a CDS encoding NAD-dependent epimerase/dehydratase family protein, with the protein product MKKILITGAKGFLGSNVAHYFKTLGYQTYGIGHGGLSIEESKEIGLDYWKKDDVSIKAILEFEQVFDVIVHCGGSGSVGFSVKCPYEDFKKTVNGTLEVLEYIRVYNNNSHLIYPSSPAVQGECEDKPIVEEYFGRPVSPYGYHKKIAEDLCQSYSEKFGLNISIIRLFSVYGNGLKKQLLWDACQKILDSSDEAVFWGTGKETRDFIHISDVLRLVDMLLKKDEKFYIINGGTGVKHTIKDVVEMIRNLVNPNINIKFNNQVNVGNPMYYWADTHKLEKNSFKADKNLKQEIINYVEWIKGLDD